Proteins encoded by one window of Tunturibacter psychrotolerans:
- a CDS encoding 3-hydroxybutyryl-CoA dehydrogenase, with protein sequence MSDLKTIAILGAGTMGNGIAHVCARSGFNVILYDLQQPFLDRGLATIEKNLAREVAKNKLTQQQFDEARARITPTLDREALGSCSLAIEAATEKFAIKSEIFRDLDRILPADAILATNTSSISITKLAAVTKRPENVIGMHFFNPVPVMQLVEVIRGLATSQATFDAVQALSKRLGKTPVEVNDAAGFISNRVLMPLINEAIYSVMEGVATAEAVDQVFVLGMAHPMGPLTLADFIGLDVCADIMRVLADGLGSPKYNPCPLLVRMVDAGWLGRKSGRGFYTYPTT encoded by the coding sequence ATGTCCGACTTGAAAACCATTGCAATTCTCGGCGCCGGCACCATGGGCAACGGTATCGCGCACGTCTGTGCCCGCTCCGGCTTCAACGTCATCCTCTACGATCTGCAGCAGCCGTTTCTTGATCGCGGGCTTGCCACGATTGAAAAAAATCTTGCTCGCGAAGTGGCGAAGAACAAGCTCACGCAGCAGCAATTCGACGAGGCGAGGGCACGTATCACTCCCACGCTCGACCGCGAAGCGCTTGGCAGTTGCAGCCTTGCCATCGAGGCGGCGACGGAGAAGTTTGCCATCAAGTCGGAGATCTTCCGCGATCTCGACCGCATCCTTCCGGCCGATGCCATCCTTGCGACCAATACCAGTTCCATCTCGATCACGAAGCTTGCCGCGGTGACGAAGCGTCCTGAAAACGTCATCGGCATGCACTTCTTCAACCCGGTGCCGGTGATGCAGCTTGTCGAGGTCATTCGTGGCCTCGCAACGTCGCAGGCGACCTTCGACGCTGTTCAGGCGCTTTCCAAGCGGCTCGGCAAGACTCCGGTCGAGGTGAACGACGCCGCCGGATTTATCTCAAACCGAGTGTTGATGCCGCTGATCAATGAGGCGATCTACTCCGTGATGGAGGGTGTGGCCACGGCCGAAGCTGTCGATCAGGTCTTCGTGCTTGGCATGGCGCATCCCATGGGGCCGCTGACACTTGCCGACTTCATCGGTCTCGATGTCTGCGCTGACATCATGCGTGTCCTCGCGGATGGACTTGGCAGTCCGAAGTACAACCCCTGCCCGCTTCTGGTCCGCATGGTAGACGCAGGCTGGTTGGGGCGAAAATCAGGTAGAGGCTTTTACACGTACCCCACAACGTAG
- a CDS encoding vitamin K epoxide reductase family protein, with protein MKYLIALLAVAGIVVSTMALHVHYMDPSLAPPCAVTEQFDCGAVNHSRFAVFPPRTFDEDPKAGSHIPVAMLGIVGYAAIGVLALTGRWWLVFEFAQVGFLFAAFLSYIEAYVLQKWCIYCLWSQGIVTAILLVTIIALVMRWRQGRASLQA; from the coding sequence ATGAAGTATCTGATTGCCCTGCTAGCGGTCGCTGGAATTGTGGTCTCGACGATGGCGCTTCATGTCCACTACATGGACCCTTCTCTTGCGCCACCCTGTGCGGTCACCGAACAGTTCGACTGCGGTGCTGTTAACCACAGCCGGTTCGCGGTCTTCCCTCCCCGCACCTTCGACGAAGATCCTAAGGCGGGGTCACATATTCCCGTAGCAATGCTTGGCATCGTTGGGTATGCGGCGATTGGCGTGCTCGCTCTGACGGGCCGCTGGTGGCTGGTCTTCGAGTTCGCCCAGGTCGGGTTTCTTTTCGCGGCATTTCTCAGCTATATCGAGGCGTACGTCCTCCAGAAGTGGTGTATCTACTGCCTATGGTCGCAGGGGATCGTGACAGCCATTCTGCTGGTTACGATTATTGCGCTCGTGATGAGATGGCGGCAGGGTCGCGCCAGCTTGCAGGCATAG
- a CDS encoding metallophosphoesterase family protein, whose product MTSLSRRRFLTLLGATGVSASVTPSLLAAAAPSAQAREAFTFLFVTDAHLQPELNGVVGTDMAFKKARAVKADFAINGGDHVFDALGVPKQRALTLFDLYDKTEQDLGVKVYHTVGNHDVLGIYPASGIAQDDPLYGKKLFEQRFGKLYYSFDHKGHHFIVLDSIGITPDRAYEGRIDAAQLQWLATDLAALPSGTPVIVSVHIPLVTAFGAYIPETTVAPAHHSLSVANANQVLDLFAGHNVLGVLQGHTHVNETVGWKGVQYITSGAVCGNWWHGTRLGTPEGFTVVTVANNKLTTHYEPSGFQSVAPQNT is encoded by the coding sequence ATGACATCACTTAGCCGTCGACGTTTTCTCACACTTCTCGGAGCCACCGGCGTCTCCGCATCTGTCACGCCGTCTCTCCTCGCCGCGGCCGCACCATCCGCGCAGGCGCGGGAGGCGTTCACCTTTCTCTTCGTTACCGATGCTCATCTCCAGCCGGAGCTCAATGGTGTGGTCGGCACAGATATGGCCTTCAAGAAGGCCCGTGCGGTCAAAGCGGACTTCGCCATCAATGGCGGGGACCATGTCTTCGACGCTCTTGGCGTGCCGAAGCAGCGTGCTCTGACGCTCTTCGATCTTTACGACAAGACCGAGCAGGATCTCGGGGTGAAGGTGTATCACACGGTCGGCAATCACGACGTTCTCGGCATCTACCCCGCGAGCGGCATTGCGCAGGACGACCCTCTCTACGGCAAGAAGCTCTTCGAGCAGCGCTTTGGCAAGCTGTACTACTCCTTCGATCACAAGGGCCACCACTTCATCGTGCTGGACTCGATCGGCATTACGCCGGACCGCGCCTACGAAGGTCGGATCGACGCGGCTCAGCTTCAGTGGCTCGCCACTGACCTCGCCGCGCTGCCTTCGGGGACACCGGTCATCGTCTCGGTTCACATTCCCCTGGTCACGGCCTTTGGCGCATATATCCCGGAGACGACAGTAGCTCCAGCCCACCACAGCCTGAGTGTGGCTAACGCCAACCAGGTGCTCGATCTCTTCGCCGGACACAACGTCCTTGGCGTTCTGCAAGGCCACACTCATGTCAACGAAACCGTGGGGTGGAAGGGCGTCCAGTACATCACCAGCGGAGCTGTCTGCGGTAATTGGTGGCACGGCACACGTCTTGGCACACCCGAAGGGTTTACGGTGGTCACGGTCGCAAACAACAAGCTCACCACGCACTACGAGCCCTCGGGGTTCCAGTCGGTCGCACCACAAAATACCTAG
- a CDS encoding PEP-CTERM sorting domain-containing protein, translating to MRLRSLLLSALLVLPLPLMADTFSTYTLNDVTFANGGAATGTVTFDTTTGVYTGFDVTYTLGSFEELFNTVSFSEAATPLIYDLQSQAASGDNFDFNLSGPQGLVCSTTDPCIVPQGNDAGAFIPAKGNLIFMTTGSLELATPAPVPEPGSLALLGTGLLGGVGIIRRRMAI from the coding sequence ATGCGCCTTCGTTCCTTGCTACTCTCTGCCTTGCTGGTTCTGCCATTGCCTCTGATGGCGGATACCTTCTCGACCTACACCCTAAACGACGTGACCTTTGCTAACGGTGGTGCTGCAACCGGCACCGTCACCTTCGACACAACCACCGGAGTTTATACCGGTTTCGACGTGACCTACACCCTGGGATCGTTCGAGGAACTATTCAACACAGTTTCGTTTTCTGAGGCTGCTACTCCGCTTATCTATGATCTCCAATCACAAGCTGCGAGTGGAGATAATTTCGATTTCAACCTCTCAGGGCCTCAAGGATTGGTTTGTTCCACTACGGATCCGTGCATCGTTCCTCAAGGGAATGACGCAGGTGCATTCATCCCAGCCAAGGGGAATCTGATTTTCATGACGACCGGTTCTCTAGAACTGGCCACCCCAGCACCTGTACCAGAACCCGGCAGCCTGGCTCTCTTGGGTACAGGTCTGTTGGGAGGCGTAGGGATTATTCGACGTCGCATGGCTATCTGA
- a CDS encoding DNA-methyltransferase, giving the protein MNRIVQGDNLNILQAMAAESVDLIYVDPPFNTGKRQARKQIKTIRDEAGDRVGFGGFRYRTEILEQQNGGQGYRDSFDDFLGFLRPRLVEAHRILSATGSLFFHIDYREVHYCKVMLDEIFGRECFQNEIIWAYDYGARATKRWPAKHDNILWYSKDPKQYTFNLNESDRIPYMAPGLVGAKKAARGKTPTDVWWHTIVSPTGKEKTGYATQKPLGILERIVRVHSNPNDTVLDFFAGSGTTGAAAAKHGRSFVMIDESATAVAVMEKRLVAFSPRREDSPPPAVRKPKRRAPASQRSRQ; this is encoded by the coding sequence ATGAACCGGATCGTGCAGGGAGACAATCTCAACATTTTGCAGGCGATGGCCGCCGAATCCGTAGATCTGATCTACGTCGATCCCCCTTTCAACACAGGCAAACGGCAGGCCCGCAAACAGATAAAGACCATTCGCGACGAGGCGGGCGACCGCGTAGGGTTCGGCGGTTTCCGCTACCGCACCGAAATACTGGAGCAGCAAAACGGCGGCCAGGGCTACCGCGACAGCTTCGACGACTTCCTCGGCTTCCTGCGACCGCGCCTGGTCGAAGCCCACCGCATCCTCTCCGCCACCGGCTCGCTCTTCTTTCACATCGACTACCGCGAGGTCCACTACTGCAAGGTCATGCTCGACGAGATCTTCGGACGCGAGTGCTTTCAGAACGAGATCATCTGGGCCTACGACTACGGCGCTCGCGCCACCAAACGCTGGCCTGCAAAGCACGACAACATCCTCTGGTACTCCAAGGACCCGAAACAATACACCTTCAACCTGAACGAGAGCGACCGAATCCCCTACATGGCTCCCGGGCTGGTAGGCGCGAAGAAAGCAGCGCGAGGCAAGACCCCAACCGACGTCTGGTGGCATACGATCGTCTCGCCCACCGGCAAAGAAAAGACCGGATACGCCACACAGAAACCGTTGGGAATTCTTGAACGGATCGTGCGCGTCCACTCAAATCCCAACGACACCGTACTCGATTTCTTCGCCGGCAGCGGCACGACCGGCGCAGCCGCAGCGAAACATGGCCGCAGCTTCGTCATGATCGACGAGAGCGCCACCGCCGTGGCCGTCATGGAAAAACGACTCGTAGCCTTCAGCCCGCGGAGAGAGGACTCGCCACCCCCCGCGGTCAGGAAACCTAAGCGGCGCGCGCCTGCTTCTCAGCGAAGTCGCCAATAA
- a CDS encoding glycosyltransferase family 2 protein: MIILAFYGIHRYQLVWLYFRNKKSAAKWSEPPMRFAEGELPFVTIQLPIFNEQFVIERLIEAVCRLDYPRDRFEVQVLDDSTDETTGVARDIVERYARGFVGMEPQPIVYLHRSNRHGYKAGALDKGLDVARGEFVAIFDADFVPPRQWVMQVIHHFAQPEIGMVQTRWTHLNRNYSFLTQVEAILLDGHFVLEHGGRSRAGVFFNFNGTAGMWRRETISTAGGWQHDTLTEDTDLSYRAQLVGWQFKYLQDVECPAELPIEMTAFKTQQARWAKGLIQTGKKILPRVLKSDAPWHTKLEAWYHLTANISYPLMIVLSVLLMPAMIIRSWQGYIQMLLIDFPLFIASTMSVSTFYMVSQKELYPKSWYKSIVYVPFVMALGGVGLTITNTKAVIEALFGVKSAFARTPKYSVKKKGEKSQATVYRKRLGVIPWIEMAIGCYFAWTVYYAISTENFFTVPFLVLFVFGYWYTGLLSLLQGRFERSRDPDQEMHEKPYPVGI; the protein is encoded by the coding sequence ATGATTATTCTGGCGTTCTACGGGATTCATCGCTATCAGCTGGTGTGGCTCTACTTCAGAAACAAAAAGAGCGCGGCAAAGTGGAGTGAGCCGCCGATGCGGTTCGCCGAGGGCGAATTGCCGTTTGTGACGATTCAACTGCCGATCTTCAATGAACAGTTTGTAATCGAACGCTTGATTGAGGCAGTGTGCAGACTGGATTATCCGCGAGACCGGTTCGAGGTTCAGGTACTGGACGACTCTACCGATGAGACGACCGGCGTGGCACGGGATATCGTCGAACGGTATGCGCGTGGCTTTGTCGGAATGGAGCCGCAGCCGATTGTGTATCTGCATCGCAGCAACCGGCATGGATATAAGGCCGGAGCTCTGGACAAGGGGCTCGACGTTGCGCGGGGCGAGTTTGTTGCAATCTTCGACGCGGATTTTGTACCGCCGCGGCAGTGGGTGATGCAGGTAATCCATCACTTCGCGCAGCCGGAGATAGGCATGGTGCAGACGCGCTGGACACACCTGAACAGGAACTACAGCTTTCTGACGCAGGTGGAGGCTATCCTGCTCGATGGACACTTTGTGCTCGAGCATGGAGGAAGAAGCCGGGCTGGAGTTTTCTTTAATTTCAATGGTACGGCGGGGATGTGGCGTCGAGAGACGATCTCGACTGCTGGCGGCTGGCAGCACGACACGCTGACAGAAGATACCGACCTAAGCTACAGGGCGCAGTTGGTCGGATGGCAGTTCAAGTATCTGCAAGATGTGGAGTGCCCGGCGGAGTTGCCGATCGAGATGACGGCGTTCAAGACCCAACAGGCACGATGGGCCAAGGGGCTGATCCAGACGGGGAAAAAGATTCTGCCGCGAGTGCTCAAGAGCGATGCGCCGTGGCATACGAAGCTCGAAGCCTGGTACCACCTGACGGCGAATATCAGCTATCCGCTTATGATCGTGCTGAGTGTATTGCTGATGCCGGCGATGATTATTCGTAGCTGGCAGGGTTACATTCAGATGCTGCTGATCGATTTTCCTTTGTTCATCGCGAGCACAATGTCGGTTTCGACGTTCTACATGGTGAGCCAGAAGGAGCTCTATCCGAAGAGCTGGTACAAATCTATCGTCTATGTCCCGTTCGTCATGGCGCTCGGTGGAGTAGGGCTGACGATCACCAATACTAAAGCCGTGATAGAGGCGCTGTTTGGAGTGAAGAGCGCCTTTGCACGGACGCCGAAGTATAGCGTGAAGAAGAAGGGTGAGAAGAGTCAGGCAACGGTCTATCGCAAGCGACTGGGAGTGATTCCCTGGATTGAGATGGCGATTGGATGTTACTTTGCATGGACGGTTTACTACGCGATCTCGACGGAGAACTTCTTTACAGTGCCATTCCTGGTGCTGTTTGTGTTCGGATACTGGTATACGGGCCTGTTGAGCCTGCTGCAGGGGCGTTTTGAACGGAGCCGCGATCCGGATCAAGAGATGCATGAGAAGCCATATCCAGTGGGTATTTAA
- a CDS encoding radical SAM protein has protein sequence MGISRNEALDCFRSDDLIGIGMEADAVRRRLHPEGVVSYVIDGRVNYTESATGAGFDPLCEKISDIVAKGGHGVMLQGEVTPALTISWFDGLFRGIKKRFPAIWLHSLSASEILSIAEQSGVTVSETIARLRDAGLDSIPGDDAGILDDEVQQGARKKWAVADWLAVHRAAHRLGIQTTATMTFGCGETMEHRVNHLEAVRSLQEETNGFASFTPCSFAPKAASVQGFEEATAVEYLKTLAISRMYLDNVRNVQSNLETQGLKVLQVGLRFGGNDVGSVMLAEGANAATEEQLRQVIRDAGFRPVQRDTVYRTMFLN, from the coding sequence ATGGGAATTAGCCGTAACGAAGCTCTGGACTGCTTTCGCAGCGACGATCTGATTGGAATTGGAATGGAAGCCGACGCGGTACGCCGCCGGCTGCACCCCGAAGGCGTAGTAAGTTATGTCATCGACGGAAGAGTCAACTACACAGAATCCGCAACTGGCGCGGGTTTCGATCCACTCTGCGAGAAGATCTCTGACATCGTCGCAAAGGGCGGCCATGGCGTAATGCTGCAGGGCGAAGTGACCCCGGCGCTCACAATCTCCTGGTTTGACGGGCTGTTTCGCGGCATTAAAAAGCGCTTCCCTGCCATTTGGCTGCACTCCCTTTCGGCCAGCGAAATCCTGTCGATCGCTGAACAGTCCGGAGTCACCGTGTCCGAAACAATTGCACGCCTGCGCGACGCCGGACTCGACTCAATCCCCGGTGATGACGCGGGAATTCTCGACGATGAGGTGCAACAGGGCGCTCGCAAAAAGTGGGCCGTCGCAGACTGGCTTGCAGTCCACCGCGCCGCACACAGGCTCGGCATCCAAACCACCGCAACAATGACCTTCGGCTGCGGCGAGACGATGGAACATCGAGTGAATCACCTCGAAGCAGTGCGTAGTTTGCAGGAGGAGACGAACGGCTTCGCCTCATTCACACCGTGCAGCTTCGCGCCAAAAGCCGCGTCAGTGCAGGGATTTGAGGAGGCGACGGCAGTCGAGTATCTGAAGACGCTCGCAATCTCGCGCATGTATCTCGATAACGTCCGGAACGTCCAATCGAATCTCGAGACGCAGGGTCTGAAGGTTCTGCAGGTTGGGTTACGATTCGGCGGCAACGACGTGGGCAGTGTGATGCTCGCCGAGGGCGCAAATGCCGCCACTGAGGAACAGCTGCGGCAGGTGATTCGCGACGCTGGTTTTAGGCCGGTTCAGCGCGATACGGTTTATCGAACAATGTTTCTGAACTAG
- a CDS encoding Rne/Rng family ribonuclease: MSKEIYISSTPHETRLAIVENDELTEIYYERENEYTLAGSIYNGKVTRVLPGMQSSFVDIGLERDAFLYITDFMEEAGDSADFDTNGDSGRRSEGRRNGNAPILEGTVASPPDRLDQTSDSGLRSSERTDRGDRNGRGDRGRGGRGRRDRGGNRDRQPTADPLAPTSPQDTYSTPTADFFSADQPTENIVTDRNDGGDIGEGAPGADGSRRWRGRRGRRRGRGPGQRDESPNIASAVPGTAPSESAYDEDSFDIDGAAAPISTPTAPAQIPPVYNAVETVGTAQENIDRGNRGRDGRDNDRRDRNNRGDRNRGDRGDRGGRDREPRIPRGFAPKTSLYGVDDSPAYDQAPELDANAPEPIILPGESLSKYRKGGEESVAAVSKPAEINVIIPSAPGFSIPEGWDGGATLPGETLSRRRRQENRSEPRAEHRQDTRSDLRNETPIHSLPHAEVIHDADGFSVTDVIEKQPKVALTDSVDPIPMDETLTEVLAEPTEYEPTDASASYRIDPAAPSEYRQSAPVLDAPEEVQSETVIESQVQDQSATHSITPGPGESVAQLQVESVHTNYEPFDWQTPAQAHVEVSEPAPASHELTTLHATGEMHSEAPVAAFTPEHATETVSPIEHETAIANPADYVIADDAAPQHFAPGVGSFEEETLDEEDFNTTLHASSIEEMDDFEEEETLEGAADLGTMLREMSIDQITRSGNVDEEEEDDLEEEDAVYDPLIGDIEETDDEEDLDESDTEEDVLHEEIVEGDEVSPANGFDQAQAGLAAPSPDRNRDQDRGRGRRDGRRDGRRGDRYGRNDRGDRPRNTGGAADRDRANNGGRDRRGGRSSMQSTNLPAISELLKPGQEILVQIAKEPIAKKGARITSHIALPGRFLVFMPTVNHTGVSRKIDSDSERRRLKEILLSEKGEAAGGFIVRTAASGASEEELRSDLRFLLNLWADIKQRSESSKSPALIYHDLNLVERILRDQVTDTFSAIWVDSESEYERVLRFLQRFQPSLIRRVKLYTKETPLFEQFGITEEINKALRSKVWLKSGGSIVINQTEALVAIDINTGKFVGKTARLEDTIVKTNLDAIPEIVRQIRLRDLGGIIIIDFIDMDERKNRNKVMAALEEELKNDRAPSKVLQFNDFGLVAITRKRVKQSLERTLSTTCNICTGTGMVKSPVTVCNDIYIEMRKMQKHLDRGDVMLRVNPDVVKQLKAPGTKWLQEMEEMVGKTILVKSDPSLHPEQFDIH, translated from the coding sequence ATGTCGAAAGAAATATACATCTCCAGTACCCCCCACGAGACTCGTCTCGCCATCGTCGAAAACGACGAACTAACCGAAATCTATTACGAGCGCGAGAACGAATACACTCTCGCAGGGTCCATCTATAACGGAAAAGTCACCCGCGTTCTGCCGGGTATGCAGTCGTCCTTCGTCGACATCGGCCTCGAGCGAGACGCTTTCCTTTACATCACCGACTTCATGGAGGAGGCCGGCGATTCGGCCGACTTCGACACCAATGGCGACTCTGGCCGCCGCTCCGAAGGCCGTCGCAACGGCAACGCTCCCATCCTCGAAGGCACTGTCGCCAGCCCCCCGGATCGCTTGGACCAGACCTCTGACTCCGGCCTCCGCTCCTCTGAGCGGACCGACCGCGGCGACCGCAATGGCCGTGGCGACCGTGGCCGTGGTGGACGAGGCCGCCGTGACCGCGGCGGTAACCGCGATCGTCAGCCCACCGCCGACCCCCTTGCGCCCACATCGCCCCAGGACACTTACAGCACTCCCACCGCTGACTTCTTCTCCGCCGACCAGCCAACAGAGAACATCGTGACCGACCGCAACGACGGTGGCGATATTGGTGAAGGCGCCCCCGGTGCCGATGGCAGCCGCCGCTGGCGAGGCCGTCGCGGCCGACGCCGTGGCCGTGGCCCCGGTCAGCGCGACGAGTCTCCGAACATCGCTAGCGCAGTCCCGGGCACCGCTCCGAGCGAATCCGCTTATGACGAAGATTCTTTCGATATCGACGGAGCCGCTGCGCCTATCTCCACTCCGACCGCCCCGGCCCAAATCCCGCCTGTCTACAACGCGGTCGAAACAGTCGGCACCGCTCAGGAAAATATAGATCGCGGCAACCGCGGAAGAGACGGAAGAGACAACGATCGCCGCGACCGCAACAACCGTGGAGATCGAAATCGCGGCGACCGCGGCGATCGTGGTGGCCGTGATCGTGAACCCCGCATCCCTCGCGGCTTTGCCCCCAAAACCTCGCTCTACGGCGTCGACGATTCACCTGCCTACGATCAGGCTCCCGAACTCGATGCCAACGCGCCCGAGCCCATCATTCTCCCTGGCGAATCCCTCTCCAAGTACCGCAAAGGAGGAGAAGAGTCGGTCGCTGCAGTCTCCAAGCCTGCCGAAATCAACGTAATTATCCCCTCAGCTCCGGGGTTCAGCATTCCTGAAGGCTGGGATGGCGGAGCTACTCTGCCCGGGGAAACTCTCTCTCGCCGTCGTCGCCAGGAAAATCGTAGCGAACCCCGAGCCGAGCATCGCCAGGATACTCGTTCTGATCTCCGCAACGAGACTCCCATCCATTCTCTTCCTCATGCCGAAGTCATTCACGATGCCGACGGATTCAGTGTCACTGATGTCATCGAAAAGCAACCGAAGGTTGCCCTCACCGACTCGGTCGACCCTATCCCTATGGACGAGACGCTTACAGAAGTTCTAGCCGAACCAACCGAATACGAACCAACCGATGCCTCTGCCTCTTATCGCATCGATCCCGCAGCTCCCAGCGAGTACCGCCAAAGCGCGCCCGTCCTCGATGCGCCAGAAGAGGTCCAATCAGAGACCGTCATCGAGTCGCAAGTTCAGGATCAGAGCGCAACTCACAGCATTACTCCCGGCCCCGGCGAGTCCGTTGCCCAACTCCAAGTCGAGTCCGTACACACCAACTACGAACCATTTGACTGGCAGACCCCCGCACAAGCTCACGTTGAGGTGAGCGAACCCGCCCCTGCCTCTCACGAGCTGACCACGCTTCATGCCACCGGCGAGATGCACTCCGAAGCTCCAGTCGCTGCCTTCACTCCCGAACACGCAACTGAGACGGTCTCTCCGATTGAACACGAGACGGCCATCGCAAACCCAGCCGACTATGTCATCGCAGATGATGCTGCTCCGCAGCACTTCGCACCTGGCGTCGGCTCCTTCGAAGAGGAGACCCTCGATGAGGAGGACTTCAACACCACCCTCCACGCCAGCTCCATCGAAGAGATGGACGACTTCGAAGAAGAGGAGACTCTCGAGGGTGCCGCCGACCTCGGCACCATGCTCCGCGAGATGTCCATCGACCAGATCACCCGCTCCGGCAACGTAGACGAAGAAGAGGAGGACGACCTCGAAGAAGAGGATGCAGTCTACGATCCTCTCATCGGCGATATCGAGGAGACCGATGACGAAGAAGACCTCGACGAATCCGACACCGAAGAAGACGTCCTCCACGAAGAGATCGTTGAGGGCGATGAAGTATCGCCCGCCAACGGCTTCGACCAGGCGCAGGCCGGCCTGGCGGCTCCTTCGCCCGACCGCAATCGCGACCAGGACCGTGGCCGTGGCCGCCGTGATGGTCGTCGTGATGGCCGCCGCGGAGACCGTTATGGCCGCAACGATCGAGGTGATCGTCCCCGCAACACCGGAGGGGCGGCCGACCGTGACCGCGCCAACAACGGCGGCCGTGACCGTCGCGGTGGTCGCAGCTCGATGCAGTCCACCAACCTTCCTGCCATCAGCGAACTGCTCAAGCCTGGCCAAGAGATTCTCGTTCAGATCGCCAAGGAGCCCATTGCCAAGAAGGGCGCACGCATTACATCGCACATCGCGCTTCCTGGCCGCTTCCTCGTCTTCATGCCCACGGTCAACCACACCGGAGTCTCTCGCAAGATCGACTCCGATAGCGAACGCCGCCGTCTGAAGGAGATTCTGCTCAGCGAAAAGGGCGAGGCTGCCGGCGGCTTCATCGTCCGCACCGCCGCCTCAGGAGCCAGCGAAGAGGAACTCCGCTCTGACCTCCGCTTCCTCCTCAACCTCTGGGCTGATATCAAACAGCGCTCAGAATCCTCAAAGTCCCCGGCCCTCATCTATCACGACCTCAATCTCGTCGAGCGCATCCTTCGCGATCAGGTCACCGACACCTTCTCCGCCATCTGGGTCGACAGCGAGAGCGAATACGAGCGCGTTCTGCGGTTCCTGCAGCGGTTCCAGCCCTCGCTCATTCGCCGCGTCAAGCTCTACACCAAAGAAACCCCGCTCTTCGAGCAGTTCGGCATCACCGAAGAGATCAACAAGGCTCTGCGCTCCAAGGTCTGGCTCAAATCGGGCGGCTCGATCGTCATCAACCAGACCGAGGCACTCGTCGCGATCGATATCAACACCGGCAAGTTCGTCGGCAAGACCGCTCGCCTCGAAGACACCATCGTCAAGACGAACCTCGATGCCATCCCCGAAATCGTTCGTCAGATTCGTCTGCGCGACCTCGGCGGCATCATCATCATCGACTTCATCGACATGGACGAACGCAAGAATCGCAACAAGGTTATGGCCGCGCTTGAAGAGGAGTTGAAGAACGACCGTGCGCCTTCGAAGGTTCTTCAGTTCAACGATTTTGGTTTGGTCGCCATCACCCGCAAGCGCGTCAAACAGTCGCTCGAGCGCACCCTATCCACTACCTGCAACATCTGCACAGGCACCGGAATGGTCAAGTCGCCCGTCACCGTCTGCAACGACATCTACATCGAGATGCGCAAGATGCAGAAGCATCTCGACCGCGGCGATGTCATGCTTCGCGTGAATCCCGACGTAGTCAAACAGCTCAAGGCGCCAGGCACAAAATGGCTTCAGGAGATGGAAGAGATGGTCGGTAAAACCATTCTCGTCAAATCCGACCCCAGCCTCCATCCCGAGCAGTTTGATATTCACTAG
- a CDS encoding PP2C family protein-serine/threonine phosphatase has translation MSPNHLIYAMLTHQGRVRHGNEDTCAAAPEIGAFVVCDGMGGAAAGEVASTLAADTFLANLRPPVGSGEEAQKPQARLNAAIQAANHAVYRQSRQSRQYNGMGTTLVSLLHTPVVNGENGKTSGARRSATNHINSRITDPPTLWLGHVGDSRCYRQRRGKLEQLTIDHSLVEEQLRAGQITMAQAARSPMRNLITRAIGSQPTVEAEIQCHRPQPNDVYMLASDGLTHEISDEEIAEILAAIPKPQTKAALTTACEELITAANRNGGHDNITVLLVAVVP, from the coding sequence ATGTCTCCCAATCACCTCATCTACGCTATGCTGACCCACCAGGGCCGCGTCCGCCATGGAAACGAAGATACCTGTGCTGCGGCGCCTGAGATTGGCGCGTTCGTTGTCTGCGACGGCATGGGCGGAGCTGCAGCGGGAGAGGTCGCGAGCACTCTGGCTGCAGATACGTTTTTGGCCAATCTCCGGCCACCGGTCGGCAGCGGGGAAGAGGCGCAGAAGCCGCAGGCCCGTCTCAACGCGGCCATTCAGGCAGCAAATCACGCCGTTTACCGGCAGTCCCGCCAGTCGCGACAGTACAACGGCATGGGGACGACTCTTGTCTCCCTGCTGCACACCCCTGTAGTCAACGGGGAAAATGGCAAGACTTCGGGTGCTCGTCGCTCGGCGACCAATCACATCAACTCCCGCATCACCGATCCTCCGACGCTCTGGCTGGGTCATGTTGGCGATAGCCGTTGCTACCGGCAAAGGCGCGGCAAGCTCGAGCAGCTCACCATCGATCATTCGCTGGTCGAGGAACAGCTTCGCGCCGGGCAGATCACCATGGCCCAGGCGGCGAGATCGCCGATGCGCAACCTCATCACGCGCGCGATCGGTTCGCAGCCCACGGTGGAGGCCGAGATTCAGTGTCATCGACCCCAACCGAACGACGTGTATATGCTCGCCTCGGACGGACTGACCCATGAGATCAGCGATGAAGAGATCGCGGAGATTCTGGCCGCCATCCCTAAACCGCAGACCAAAGCCGCGCTCACCACGGCGTGTGAAGAGCTCATCACGGCCGCAAATCGCAACGGCGGCCATGACAACATCACTGTGCTGCTGGTCGCCGTCGTCCCCTGA